In Bacillus sp. Cs-700, one genomic interval encodes:
- a CDS encoding aldolase — translation MDRETYLFKAFGFIIRSDYYFQELGDLINRDNQLSEDINIRIEDLSTVWKEEGEVGKFKVKKNHTLFQVKDTAVFCVKDGDTILVYPFKSTEEDKIKLYILGTCMGVLLIQREILPLHGSAIAIEGKAYAIVGYSGAGKSTLASEFMKRGYKLLTDDIIPVLITNEGKPTVVPSYPQQKLWIESLREFGMNSKQYRPLFDREEKFSVPISNRFCNTPLPLGGVFELVKSAQDGIEIGKITKLNKLQTLSAHTFRNQLISRSEKLEWHFKVISELATNISLYQLRRPTTCFTASDLADQILYQIKMEESLHA, via the coding sequence ATGGATAGAGAAACTTATTTGTTTAAGGCTTTTGGATTTATCATAAGAAGTGATTATTATTTTCAAGAATTAGGTGATTTAATTAATAGAGATAACCAGCTTTCAGAGGATATAAATATTAGAATAGAAGATTTATCCACTGTTTGGAAAGAAGAAGGGGAAGTTGGAAAATTCAAAGTTAAAAAGAATCACACTTTATTTCAGGTGAAAGACACTGCTGTTTTTTGCGTTAAAGATGGTGATACCATATTAGTTTACCCTTTCAAAAGTACTGAAGAAGATAAGATTAAACTATATATATTAGGAACTTGTATGGGGGTTTTACTTATTCAAAGAGAAATATTACCTCTTCATGGAAGTGCAATTGCAATAGAAGGTAAAGCATATGCAATAGTCGGGTACTCAGGAGCAGGCAAATCAACATTGGCTTCCGAATTTATGAAGAGGGGCTATAAATTACTTACCGACGATATTATACCAGTGTTAATTACTAATGAAGGCAAACCAACTGTTGTTCCAAGTTATCCTCAACAAAAGTTATGGATTGAAAGTTTGCGAGAATTTGGGATGAATTCAAAACAATATCGTCCACTCTTTGATAGGGAAGAAAAATTTTCAGTTCCAATAAGTAATCGATTCTGTAATACCCCGTTACCCCTTGGTGGTGTTTTTGAATTAGTTAAATCAGCACAAGATGGAATAGAAATAGGGAAGATTACTAAATTAAATAAGTTACAAACCCTTTCTGCTCATACCTTTCGCAATCAACTGATTTCTAGATCTGAGAAGTTGGAGTGGCATTTCAAAGTAATATCTGAATTAGCAACTAATATTTCTCTATATCAACTTAGACGACCAACTACTTGTTTCACAGCCAGCGATTTGGCAGATCAAATTTTATATCAAATCAAAATGGAGGAGTCTTTACATGCTTAA
- a CDS encoding paeninodin family lasso peptide: MKKVWVKPELEVLKVEMTMAGPGLKTPDAVQPDVDESIHYS; this comes from the coding sequence ATGAAAAAAGTATGGGTGAAACCTGAGCTAGAAGTACTTAAGGTTGAAATGACAATGGCCGGACCTGGTCTCAAAACTCCAGATGCTGTACAGCCTGATGTTGATGAATCAATCCATTATAGTTAA
- a CDS encoding asparagine synthase-related protein gives MSAITGVYHFNKEPISLDIVNNVIGSLKEFPCDDSQFWLKGNVFLGCHAQWITPESINEQQPFYDYEKQLVITSDAIIDNRNALFDILQIDHRDRKTMTDNQIILLAYIKWGEDTPKFLIGDFAFMIWDERKQELFGARDFSGSRTLYYYYSDQKFAFCSINKPLFQLPFIERKLREEWMADFLSIPWNFESIDTTSTVFENINQLPPSHSISLIKGKLKLTRYNTLLEGEKLKLNSNEEYEEALKEVFERAVTSRLRTHRKVGAHLSGGLDSGSVVGIAANSLKRENKQLHTFSYIPAKDFVDWTPKNRLADERPLIKATVDHVGNIQDNYLEFEGKTPLTDIDDWLEVLEMPYKFFENTFWLKGIFEEAHSQNIGVLLNGQRGNWTISWGPVLDYQAGLLRKMQLLRLYNEINLYSKNIGVSKSRIFSIVRRKIFSMSSLKKQPSHILQMINPEFEHKLNSFEKLRDYGIDLTGNSKDSVYDIKKKQFQDLFYWNITGTYGSKLSLRYSLWDRDPTNDLRVARFCLSVPEEQFVNSGLSRSLIRRSMKNILPDEVRLNERSRGIQGADGLHRMMPVWGKFIEELENMCRDSLVAEYLNIKIIKQAIESLKYEPKPSYVYEMNFRILMRSLIFYRFVKKHN, from the coding sequence ATGAGTGCTATTACAGGGGTCTATCACTTTAATAAAGAGCCAATCTCATTAGACATAGTTAATAATGTAATAGGCTCTCTAAAAGAGTTTCCTTGCGATGATTCCCAGTTTTGGCTCAAGGGAAATGTATTTCTCGGTTGTCATGCTCAATGGATCACACCAGAATCAATAAATGAGCAGCAACCTTTTTATGATTATGAAAAACAATTGGTCATTACGTCGGATGCTATTATTGATAATAGAAATGCACTTTTTGATATATTGCAAATAGATCATAGAGATAGAAAAACAATGACTGACAATCAAATAATTTTACTAGCTTATATAAAATGGGGTGAAGATACCCCGAAGTTCTTGATTGGTGATTTTGCATTTATGATCTGGGATGAAAGGAAGCAGGAGCTTTTTGGGGCAAGAGATTTTTCAGGCAGTAGAACACTCTACTATTATTACAGTGATCAAAAGTTCGCTTTTTGTTCAATTAATAAACCATTATTTCAATTACCTTTTATCGAGCGTAAATTAAGAGAAGAATGGATGGCTGATTTTCTTAGTATTCCGTGGAATTTCGAATCCATTGATACCACTTCTACTGTATTTGAAAATATAAATCAACTGCCTCCTTCTCATAGTATTTCTTTAATCAAGGGTAAATTAAAGCTTACAAGATACAATACTTTACTAGAAGGTGAAAAACTAAAATTAAATTCAAATGAAGAATACGAGGAAGCTTTAAAGGAAGTTTTCGAACGTGCAGTTACATCAAGACTTCGTACACATCGTAAAGTAGGTGCACATCTTAGTGGGGGGTTGGATTCTGGTTCAGTTGTAGGGATTGCTGCAAACTCACTAAAACGAGAAAACAAACAACTACATACGTTTAGCTATATACCAGCGAAAGATTTTGTTGATTGGACACCTAAAAATAGATTAGCTGATGAAAGGCCATTAATAAAAGCTACTGTCGATCATGTAGGCAACATTCAAGATAACTATCTAGAGTTTGAAGGGAAAACTCCTCTCACTGATATAGATGATTGGCTAGAAGTATTGGAGATGCCGTATAAGTTTTTTGAGAATACTTTTTGGTTAAAGGGGATTTTTGAGGAAGCACACTCGCAAAACATAGGCGTTCTGTTAAATGGACAAAGAGGTAATTGGACTATTTCATGGGGGCCTGTGCTGGATTACCAGGCTGGTTTATTAAGGAAAATGCAACTATTGAGACTGTATAATGAAATAAATCTTTACAGTAAAAATATAGGTGTTAGTAAATCTCGCATATTCTCCATTGTTAGAAGGAAAATATTTTCGATGTCTTCCTTGAAGAAACAACCAAGTCATATTCTACAGATGATTAATCCTGAATTTGAACATAAGTTAAATTCATTTGAGAAACTAAGGGATTATGGAATTGATTTAACTGGGAATTCAAAGGATAGTGTTTACGATATTAAAAAGAAACAATTTCAAGATTTGTTTTATTGGAATATTACAGGTACTTATGGATCGAAGTTATCGCTACGTTATTCTTTATGGGATCGTGATCCTACAAATGATTTGAGAGTTGCGAGGTTTTGTTTATCAGTTCCAGAAGAACAATTTGTTAATAGTGGATTATCTAGGTCGCTTATCAGGAGGTCAATGAAAAATATCTTGCCAGATGAAGTGAGACTGAATGAACGTTCAAGAGGGATTCAAGGTGCAGACGGTCTGCATCGCATGATGCCAGTTTGGGGAAAGTTCATTGAGGAATTAGAAAACATGTGTAGGGATTCTCTTGTGGCGGAATATCTGAATATTAAAATCATTAAACAAGCAATAGAATCCTTGAAGTATGAACCTAAACCGTCATACGTTTATGAAATGAATTTTCGAATATTAATGCGCAGTCTCATTTTTTATCGATTTGTTAAAAAACACAACTGA
- a CDS encoding glycosyltransferase family A protein yields the protein MKLWRTNNKCNCTYLYAQLYLSKCINSILNQSFLSFELILINDGSTDRSGEL from the coding sequence GTGAAGCTATGGAGAACCAATAATAAGTGTAATTGTACCTATTTATATGCTCAATTATATCTATCAAAATGTATAAATTCAATTTTGAATCAAAGCTTCCTTTCTTTTGAACTCATACTTATCAATGATGGATCGACTGATAGGAGTGGGGAGTTGTGA
- a CDS encoding glycosyltransferase family 2 protein, with protein MYPKVSVVVPIYKVEKYLHRCVDSILEQTYENLEIILVNDGSPDRCGGIAERYKAKDHRIKVIHKENGGLSDARNQGMKHVSGKSLFL; from the coding sequence ATGTATCCAAAAGTTAGCGTGGTCGTTCCTATTTACAAAGTAGAGAAATACCTTCATCGGTGTGTAGATAGTATTCTAGAACAAACGTACGAGAATTTGGAAATCATCTTAGTGAATGATGGCTCCCCTGATCGATGTGGAGGAATTGCAGAACGCTACAAAGCAAAGGATCATCGAATCAAGGTTATTCATAAAGAAAATGGTGGATTATCAGACGCCAGGAATCAGGGTATGAAACACGTCAGTGGAAAATCACTATTTTTGTAG
- a CDS encoding glycosyltransferase produces the protein MKKVLIASFDMEVGGVERSLIGMLNHFDYDRYKVDLMLYSHTGDFMNLIPKGPTLLKEKKAYKTFRMSIGETIRSGNLPVGLTRLYSKYKANKNNSNENGYKQMQYMWKYSLPLLPKLDREYDVAISYLWPHYFVAEKVKARTKIAWIHTDYSTVETDVKLDLYNWKKYDYIVAVSEECRTAFLKKYPTIENKVMVLENITSPEVIKGLAEEKVENPMQQDSRFKIVTVARLSHAKGIDQAVLAMKKLKERGYTNIAWYVVGYGGDENSIRELIRIHKLEEQFHLLGKKINPYPFIKEADLYVQPSRYEGKAVTVCEAQILAKPVLITNYPTASSQVRDGIDGAICELTSDGIAEGIENLYRNQILRKSLAYQCEKIDFNNNHELQKLYKLV, from the coding sequence ATGAAGAAAGTGTTGATCGCTTCTTTTGATATGGAAGTAGGAGGTGTTGAGAGAAGCTTAATTGGAATGTTAAATCACTTTGATTATGATCGTTATAAAGTTGATTTAATGTTGTATAGTCACACGGGTGATTTTATGAATCTCATACCTAAAGGTCCTACCCTTCTAAAAGAAAAGAAAGCATATAAAACATTTCGAATGTCGATAGGGGAAACCATCAGATCAGGTAACCTACCAGTTGGCCTAACACGATTGTACTCAAAGTATAAAGCAAATAAGAATAATTCCAATGAGAATGGATACAAGCAGATGCAATACATGTGGAAGTATTCGCTCCCACTTTTACCTAAGTTGGATCGTGAGTATGACGTGGCAATTAGTTACTTATGGCCACACTACTTCGTAGCAGAAAAAGTAAAAGCTAGGACAAAAATTGCATGGATTCATACAGATTATTCTACTGTTGAGACGGATGTTAAGTTGGATCTATATAATTGGAAAAAATATGACTACATTGTAGCTGTTTCTGAAGAGTGTAGGACAGCCTTCTTAAAGAAATACCCTACTATTGAAAACAAAGTAATGGTATTGGAGAACATTACCTCACCTGAAGTAATTAAGGGATTGGCGGAAGAAAAAGTCGAAAATCCAATGCAACAAGATTCCAGATTCAAAATTGTTACTGTAGCCCGACTTTCACATGCTAAGGGAATAGATCAAGCTGTACTTGCTATGAAGAAATTGAAAGAAAGAGGTTACACAAATATTGCCTGGTATGTTGTTGGTTATGGTGGGGATGAAAATAGCATAAGAGAATTGATCCGAATTCATAAGCTTGAAGAGCAGTTTCATTTACTCGGTAAAAAAATAAATCCTTATCCATTTATAAAAGAAGCAGACCTCTATGTACAGCCATCGAGATATGAAGGCAAGGCAGTAACCGTTTGTGAAGCACAAATTCTTGCAAAACCTGTTCTGATTACAAACTATCCAACGGCATCCAGTCAGGTGCGCGATGGAATCGATGGAGCCATTTGTGAATTAACTTCTGATGGAATTGCTGAAGGAATTGAAAATTTATATCGAAATCAGATATTAAGAAAATCACTTGCTTATCAATGTGAAAAGATTGATTTTAATAACAATCATGAGCTCCAGAAGCTTTACAAACTAGTTTAG
- a CDS encoding glycosyltransferase, whose protein sequence is MVGHVGRFIDAKNHLFLLEILKELLLRNKGVRLLLVGEGDLKAQVERAAEKAGLLDKICFTGIRDDIPVMMHSMDAFLLPSRYEGLGLVLLEAQAAGLPCIVSEAIQPEANLNLGQMSSLSLDQSPARWAEKILNALGKEKLDPKRIEEAFKEKKLFDAKRYNETIRNISSN, encoded by the coding sequence GTGGTTGGTCATGTTGGAAGATTCATTGATGCTAAAAATCATTTATTTCTATTAGAGATACTGAAAGAACTTCTTTTGCGAAATAAAGGAGTAAGGCTTCTACTGGTAGGCGAGGGAGATTTAAAAGCTCAAGTCGAACGAGCAGCCGAGAAAGCAGGTCTTTTAGATAAAATCTGTTTTACAGGAATTCGAGATGATATACCTGTTATGATGCATAGCATGGATGCATTTCTTCTACCATCCCGCTATGAAGGATTGGGATTAGTACTTCTCGAAGCACAAGCTGCCGGTCTTCCTTGTATTGTTTCTGAAGCGATACAGCCTGAAGCTAATTTAAATCTTGGGCAAATGTCTTCTTTGTCACTAGATCAATCTCCAGCACGATGGGCGGAAAAAATATTAAATGCATTGGGGAAAGAAAAGTTAGATCCAAAACGAATAGAAGAAGCTTTTAAAGAAAAAAAATTATTCGATGCAAAAAGGTATAACGAGACTATCCGAAATATATCAAGTAATTGA
- a CDS encoding glycosyltransferase family 1 protein, which yields MRQKIKILHVVGAMNRAGTETMLMNIYRNIDRTKIQFDFISYSDFEAHYDKEIVSLGGKVIRLSKTSSIKELYDSIKVNGPYQAVHAHTLFHCGIANAAAALAGVKIRIAHAHTTSDDTTSIARKIYIKFMRILIRSFSTHFLACSKGAGKYLFGGKLINNRRYSYFPNLIDYAPFLKSLGQK from the coding sequence ATGAGGCAGAAAATAAAAATTCTTCACGTTGTAGGAGCTATGAACAGAGCAGGTACTGAAACGATGCTGATGAATATTTATAGGAATATTGATCGAACTAAGATTCAATTTGATTTCATTTCTTACTCTGATTTTGAGGCTCATTATGATAAAGAAATTGTTTCCTTAGGTGGTAAAGTTATTAGGCTTTCTAAAACGTCATCTATTAAAGAACTATACGATTCAATAAAAGTTAACGGGCCCTATCAAGCAGTTCATGCACATACTCTTTTTCATTGCGGGATTGCTAATGCTGCAGCTGCTTTAGCAGGTGTGAAAATAAGAATAGCTCATGCTCATACAACTTCTGATGATACTACTAGCATTGCTAGAAAAATATATATCAAGTTTATGCGCATATTGATCCGTTCCTTCTCTACCCATTTCTTAGCTTGTAGTAAAGGAGCTGGGAAATATTTATTTGGAGGAAAGTTAATTAATAATAGACGGTATTCTTATTTTCCAAATCTTATAGACTATGCGCCCTTTTTAAAGAGCCTCGGTCAAAAGTAG
- a CDS encoding helix-turn-helix domain-containing protein, which yields MIGQNILKIRKAKGLTLSELAERAKVSKSYLSNIERNLKQNPSIQVMEKLAYVLDVELNMLLEEDEKKHHLSDQEWIDFVEELRKSGIRKEQLREYKTVLEFIKWQNENLSKVTRN from the coding sequence ATGATAGGACAAAATATTCTTAAAATCCGGAAAGCAAAAGGTCTCACATTGTCAGAGCTTGCTGAAAGGGCAAAGGTTTCTAAATCATATCTGAGTAATATTGAAAGAAATCTTAAACAAAATCCTTCTATTCAGGTTATGGAGAAATTGGCATATGTCTTGGATGTTGAACTGAATATGTTACTGGAAGAAGATGAAAAAAAACATCATTTATCAGATCAAGAATGGATTGACTTTGTTGAGGAATTACGGAAATCTGGTATTCGAAAAGAGCAGCTACGAGAATATAAGACGGTTTTGGAGTTTATTAAGTGGCAGAATGAAAATTTAAGCAAAGTAACAAGAAATTAA
- a CDS encoding aminotransferase class I/II-fold pyridoxal phosphate-dependent enzyme, whose amino-acid sequence MSGNEQKYIQEAFDSNWIAPLGDNVDAFEKEIAKYVGASDAIAVSSGTAAIHLALSLLGVERGDDVFCSTLTFVASANPILYLGAKPVFIDSEPDTWNMSPQALERALVDAARKQRLPKAVIVVHLYGQSAKMDEILDLCNRYEVPVIEDSAESLGSTYKGKASGTLGKFGVYSFNGNKIITTSGGGMLVSNDRHAIQQARFLATQARDQAHHYQHSQLGYNYRMSNILAGIGRAQLEVLNKRIASRRRVFNTYLQELGDLLPVNFMPEMLNTMSNRWLTALTINENAFSATSEILEIMRNHNIEARPVWKPLHLQPLYRGAKYYPHKEKIHVAERLFWSGICLPSGSNLLEGDQMYIIDSFKKALRMKEPVREMV is encoded by the coding sequence ATGTCAGGAAATGAACAGAAGTACATTCAGGAAGCATTCGATTCCAATTGGATCGCACCATTAGGAGATAATGTCGATGCCTTTGAAAAAGAAATAGCCAAATACGTTGGAGCCAGTGATGCCATCGCAGTTAGTTCAGGAACTGCTGCCATTCACCTGGCTCTTTCTTTATTAGGTGTGGAAAGAGGCGATGACGTATTTTGTTCAACGCTAACGTTTGTGGCAAGCGCTAACCCAATTCTCTATCTAGGAGCAAAACCTGTCTTTATCGATTCAGAACCCGATACATGGAATATGTCTCCTCAGGCACTTGAAAGAGCTTTAGTAGATGCCGCTAGAAAACAGAGACTTCCAAAAGCAGTCATTGTCGTTCATTTATATGGTCAAAGTGCCAAAATGGATGAAATCCTTGACTTGTGTAATCGATACGAAGTACCGGTTATTGAAGATTCAGCTGAATCTCTTGGATCCACTTACAAAGGAAAGGCGAGTGGTACTCTAGGTAAATTCGGGGTTTATTCCTTCAATGGTAACAAGATTATTACAACATCAGGTGGCGGAATGCTTGTTTCGAATGACAGACATGCGATTCAACAAGCGCGTTTCCTAGCAACTCAAGCACGTGATCAAGCTCATCACTATCAGCATAGTCAACTTGGTTATAACTATCGAATGAGTAATATTCTTGCTGGGATTGGAAGGGCGCAACTTGAAGTTTTAAATAAACGTATCGCTTCTAGACGTAGGGTGTTTAATACTTATCTTCAGGAATTAGGTGACTTATTACCCGTTAACTTTATGCCTGAGATGTTAAATACAATGTCTAATCGATGGTTAACAGCACTAACGATTAATGAAAATGCTTTTTCCGCAACTAGTGAGATTCTAGAAATTATGAGAAACCATAATATTGAAGCAAGACCGGTGTGGAAACCACTTCATCTTCAACCTTTATATCGTGGTGCGAAGTATTATCCACATAAGGAGAAGATTCACGTAGCGGAGAGGCTATTTTGGTCAGGAATTTGTCTTCCTTCTGGATCTAATCTGTTGGAAGGTGATCAAATGTATATAATCGATAGTTTTAAGAAGGCTCTTCGTATGAAAGAACCAGTTAGGGAAATGGTATGA
- a CDS encoding acetyltransferase, translated as MDVIIIGNGGHSKVIQEMIRSLNFNIIAILDNKYIGHTIENGINYAPIESIDEYLKPEVRVVIAIGDNAARKKVFDQLYLHSEQYLTVIHPSSVVSSTACIGAGTVIMPNAVINANAIIGDQCIINTGAVIEHENKVDNYCHVSPNATLTGDVSTGEGVHIGASVTVIPGISIGNWSVVGAGGTVIEDIPAFSTAVGCPAKIIRKGGDVIAQ; from the coding sequence ATGGACGTTATCATAATCGGTAACGGTGGTCATAGCAAAGTGATTCAAGAGATGATCCGATCTCTTAATTTTAACATTATTGCGATTCTTGATAACAAGTACATTGGACATACAATAGAAAATGGTATTAATTATGCTCCCATTGAGTCGATTGATGAATACTTAAAACCTGAAGTAAGAGTAGTAATTGCTATAGGCGATAATGCTGCCAGAAAAAAGGTTTTCGATCAATTATATCTTCATTCAGAGCAATATTTAACTGTAATTCATCCATCTTCTGTGGTAAGTTCAACCGCATGCATTGGAGCTGGAACGGTAATCATGCCAAATGCGGTCATCAACGCAAACGCAATAATTGGTGATCAATGCATTATCAACACGGGAGCAGTTATTGAACATGAGAATAAAGTTGATAACTACTGCCATGTTTCACCTAACGCAACGTTAACCGGGGACGTGTCAACTGGTGAAGGCGTACATATAGGTGCATCAGTTACCGTCATCCCAGGTATATCAATTGGAAACTGGTCAGTTGTTGGGGCAGGGGGAACAGTGATTGAAGATATTCCGGCTTTTTCAACGGCTGTTGGATGTCCTGCAAAAATCATAAGAAAAGGTGGTGATGTGATTGCACAATAA
- a CDS encoding sugar transferase encodes MKRLIDVAVSTTLLVVLSPIIGILSLKVKKDIGTPVIFKQRRPGLDEEPFLLCKFRTMENVTDENGYLLSDENRVTKVGKFLRKYSLDELPQLINVLKGEMSLVGPRPLLMEYLPLYSEEQKVRHKVRPGMTGWAQVNGRNAITWEEKFKLDTWYVQNQSLLLDLKILLLTIIKVVKKEGINQQKEVPMEKFKGSKEVI; translated from the coding sequence ATGAAACGACTAATAGATGTGGCAGTCTCAACAACTTTACTCGTTGTACTATCGCCTATCATAGGCATTTTAAGTCTAAAAGTTAAGAAAGATATAGGAACACCAGTCATCTTTAAGCAACGAAGACCGGGACTAGATGAGGAACCATTTCTTTTATGTAAGTTCCGAACAATGGAGAATGTAACCGATGAGAATGGCTATTTACTTTCTGATGAGAACCGAGTTACTAAGGTGGGTAAGTTTCTCAGAAAATACAGCCTTGACGAATTACCTCAGCTTATCAATGTTTTAAAAGGAGAAATGAGTCTCGTAGGACCACGCCCTTTGTTAATGGAGTATCTACCACTCTATTCAGAAGAACAAAAGGTTCGGCACAAGGTAAGGCCAGGTATGACGGGATGGGCTCAGGTGAACGGAAGAAATGCGATCACGTGGGAAGAGAAATTTAAACTAGACACTTGGTATGTGCAAAACCAATCATTGTTATTAGATTTAAAGATCTTATTGCTTACGATTATAAAAGTAGTAAAAAAAGAAGGCATTAACCAGCAAAAAGAAGTACCTATGGAAAAATTCAAAGGATCGAAAGAAGTGATTTGA
- a CDS encoding EpsG family protein, with protein sequence MTILWMTLAIVFLFGYFARYASATVITHGYSQVIRPSKLFVLGSMITLVIVAGLRSNIGDTFNYVNIYEENTFTWEYVFSHKDIGFGILQMILKAISEDPQILIFTTALFTNALIVIILANYSKRIELSLYVYITGGLFLVSMNGIRQALAGAIAFTATKYLIEGNFIKYSLIVVLASFIHQSALILLPIYFVVRFKPWSKATIALLILSIVIVMGFGKFSSILFSAIEDTQYGGYEDFNEGGASSLRVLVMAAPLLIAYLGREKLKKLFPKSDVIVNMTLLSVVFMIVSTQSWIFARFTIYFGLYQLILISWIVDLFKQRDQKVIYYGILVCYLVYYYYENVISLNIIYKSNFLTW encoded by the coding sequence ATGACGATTCTATGGATGACACTAGCCATAGTTTTTCTTTTTGGTTATTTTGCGAGATATGCATCTGCAACCGTTATTACACATGGATATTCGCAAGTTATTCGACCAAGTAAATTGTTTGTGCTCGGTTCAATGATTACGTTAGTTATTGTAGCGGGGTTAAGGTCAAATATTGGAGACACCTTTAATTACGTTAATATTTATGAAGAAAATACATTTACCTGGGAGTATGTATTTAGTCATAAGGATATCGGTTTCGGAATACTTCAAATGATATTAAAGGCAATATCAGAAGATCCACAAATTTTGATTTTCACAACAGCACTATTCACAAATGCTCTTATCGTCATTATTCTTGCCAACTATTCAAAAAGGATTGAACTCAGTCTATACGTTTATATTACCGGGGGACTTTTTCTGGTCTCGATGAACGGAATTCGTCAAGCTTTAGCTGGAGCTATCGCCTTTACAGCTACGAAGTATTTAATAGAGGGAAACTTCATTAAATATTCATTGATCGTAGTGTTAGCATCCTTTATTCATCAGAGTGCACTCATTTTACTTCCTATTTATTTTGTTGTTCGATTTAAGCCATGGTCGAAGGCAACGATAGCATTGCTGATTCTTTCAATCGTTATTGTCATGGGATTTGGTAAGTTTTCGTCAATCCTTTTTTCAGCAATAGAAGACACTCAATACGGAGGCTACGAAGATTTTAATGAAGGGGGGGCAAGTAGTCTAAGAGTCCTTGTCATGGCAGCACCTTTACTCATTGCTTACCTTGGGAGAGAAAAGCTTAAGAAGTTGTTTCCTAAAAGTGATGTCATCGTCAATATGACTTTACTTAGTGTCGTATTCATGATTGTTTCGACCCAAAGTTGGATTTTTGCTAGATTTACAATTTATTTTGGACTTTACCAACTTATTCTGATTTCCTGGATTGTTGACCTCTTTAAGCAACGGGATCAGAAGGTCATCTATTATGGAATCCTAGTTTGTTATCTTGTTTACTATTATTACGAAAATGTGATTAGCTTAAATATCATTTATAAGAGTAATTTCTTAACCTGGTAA